A single Thermogemmatispora onikobensis DNA region contains:
- a CDS encoding cyclase family protein has translation MPFSPIDLSNVRVLDLSQNWDIHTPGFATYEGPTVKWIKRVAFDKVGGQHISSTLHVGTHLDAPLHFITNGQDIGSIPLEKLVGPGVVVDLEAMGIGDYDIYTSAHFEEWERKTGLRIEPGDIVVVHTGYHKYYPSNWYGETQPDETRYFIKHPGPTREFVQWVLDRKIAWFAIDAGSMDHPMNTVIRKIRPDLAAKCAEKLGRPLEEIWPEEDLQLMHYDLFPHGVFHVENAGGMIDEVLDQRVWIGCFPWKFNGGEAAFCRLVAFVGK, from the coding sequence ATGCCTTTTAGTCCGATTGATCTGAGCAATGTGCGCGTGCTTGACCTTTCTCAGAACTGGGACATTCACACGCCGGGTTTTGCGACCTACGAGGGGCCAACGGTCAAATGGATCAAGCGCGTGGCTTTCGATAAAGTGGGAGGCCAGCATATTTCATCGACGCTGCACGTGGGAACCCATCTTGATGCGCCCCTGCATTTTATTACCAACGGCCAGGATATCGGCAGCATCCCGCTGGAGAAGCTGGTCGGCCCCGGCGTGGTGGTCGACCTGGAGGCGATGGGCATCGGCGACTACGATATCTACACGTCGGCCCACTTCGAGGAGTGGGAGCGCAAGACCGGCCTGCGCATTGAGCCTGGCGATATTGTGGTAGTGCATACCGGCTACCACAAGTATTATCCCAGCAACTGGTACGGCGAGACGCAGCCGGACGAGACGCGCTATTTTATCAAACATCCTGGCCCAACGCGGGAGTTCGTACAGTGGGTCCTCGATCGAAAGATTGCCTGGTTTGCCATCGATGCCGGCTCAATGGATCATCCGATGAACACCGTCATTCGTAAGATCCGCCCGGATCTGGCGGCCAAATGCGCCGAGAAATTGGGGCGCCCCTTGGAAGAGATCTGGCCCGAGGAGGACCTGCAGCTCATGCACTACGATCTCTTCCCCCACGGAGTTTTCCATGTTGAGAACGCCGGCGGCATGATCGATGAGGTGCTGGATCAGCGCGTCTGGATCGGCTGCTTCCCCTGGAAGTTTAACGGAGGCGAGGCCGCTTTCTGCCGCCTGGTGGCTTTCGTAGGGAAATAG
- the glnA gene encoding type I glutamate--ammonia ligase yields the protein MVEQQDQALVRQVMEAIEKERVRFVNLEFTDVVGMAKCVTIPVEQFPDCLARGKWFDGSSIEAFARVAESDMYLFPDLRTFTVLPVHVRPQALNREIADQVNAGDIVARVICNVMTPDGEPFEGDPRATLLRSLELAESMGYRFQVAPELEFFLLRFEDGGPTPLPHDRGGYFDLSTDLAATVRRQMVQALQQMGIVIEASHHEVAAGQHELDFQAGDALYIADSLMTAKYVLKAIAAQHGLYATFLPKPFYNVSGSGLHTHQQLIDIRTGKNAFFDEQGEYGLSDVGCHFLAGQLAHARGMCAIVAPLVNSYKRLVPGYEAPVYVNWGRVNREALIRVPRPGKDPQHSARIELRSCDPSCNPYLALAVMLRAGLDGIQHRLPLPPAMDESLFLRDEEEPVSRLSRLPATLGEALDDLRQDALIRDTLGDLIYEGFLEAKSIEWNEYRKHVHPWELERYLPIF from the coding sequence ATGGTGGAGCAGCAGGATCAGGCCTTAGTGAGACAGGTGATGGAGGCCATTGAAAAGGAGCGCGTGCGCTTCGTCAACCTGGAGTTCACCGACGTAGTTGGCATGGCGAAATGCGTCACGATTCCAGTGGAGCAGTTCCCCGATTGCCTGGCGCGAGGCAAATGGTTTGACGGCTCCTCAATAGAGGCCTTCGCGCGCGTTGCTGAGAGTGATATGTATCTCTTCCCCGATCTACGTACTTTTACCGTCCTCCCAGTACATGTACGGCCCCAGGCTCTCAATCGCGAGATTGCCGACCAGGTGAATGCCGGTGACATCGTAGCCCGGGTCATTTGCAATGTGATGACGCCCGATGGGGAACCATTCGAGGGCGATCCGCGCGCAACGCTCTTGCGTTCACTGGAGCTGGCCGAGTCGATGGGCTATCGTTTTCAGGTAGCGCCTGAGCTAGAGTTTTTCCTCTTGCGTTTCGAGGATGGGGGTCCGACCCCGCTGCCCCATGATCGGGGGGGCTATTTTGACCTCTCGACCGATCTGGCCGCGACAGTAAGGCGCCAGATGGTGCAGGCCCTCCAGCAGATGGGTATTGTTATCGAGGCCAGCCATCATGAGGTGGCGGCGGGCCAGCACGAGCTGGATTTCCAGGCTGGAGATGCTCTCTACATTGCTGATAGCCTGATGACTGCCAAGTATGTGCTCAAGGCAATTGCCGCCCAGCATGGTCTCTATGCCACCTTCCTGCCCAAACCGTTCTATAATGTGAGCGGCTCGGGCCTGCACACCCATCAGCAACTGATTGATATCCGAACTGGGAAAAATGCCTTCTTTGATGAACAGGGCGAGTACGGCCTGTCTGACGTTGGCTGTCATTTTCTGGCTGGCCAGCTTGCTCATGCCCGTGGCATGTGTGCGATCGTGGCGCCGCTTGTCAACTCCTACAAACGGCTGGTTCCGGGTTACGAGGCTCCTGTCTATGTCAACTGGGGACGTGTCAATCGCGAAGCCTTGATCCGCGTTCCCCGCCCTGGCAAGGACCCCCAGCACTCGGCGCGGATCGAGCTACGCAGCTGTGACCCCAGCTGTAACCCCTATCTGGCCCTGGCGGTCATGCTCCGTGCTGGGCTGGATGGCATTCAGCACCGCTTGCCCCTGCCACCAGCGATGGATGAAAGCCTCTTCTTGCGCGATGAGGAGGAGCCGGTGAGCCGGCTGTCGCGCCTGCCGGCTACCCTGGGCGAAGCTCTCGACGACCTGCGTCAGGACGCCCTGATCCGCGATACACTGGGTGACCTGATCTACGAGGGTTTTCTCGAGGCTAAGTCAATCGAGTGGAACGAGTATCGCAAGCATGTCCATCCCTGGGAGCTTGAGCGCTATTTGCCCATCTTCTAG